One segment of Thermosinus carboxydivorans Nor1 DNA contains the following:
- a CDS encoding WecB/TagA/CpsF family glycosyltransferase, with the protein MRTRINILNVPIDVVTMKEALTVIEGFIADKSSSHLVATANAEMVMMAQSDKELANILRQADLVVPDGAGIVWAARYHGYKMPERVAGFDLAQAILARAATTGYRIFLLGGAPGIAARAKAVAESRYPGVNIVGTYHGFFQAADEAALLADIRARRPDVIFVALGVPKQEKWLWQHRKELSVPVAIGVGGTFDVMAGTVRRAPVWMQRAGLEWLYRLMSQPQRAVRMLALPRFVYRVLTDKKLDKDDGSIL; encoded by the coding sequence GTGCGGACAAGAATTAATATTTTGAATGTACCGATCGACGTTGTTACGATGAAGGAAGCGTTGACAGTTATCGAAGGTTTTATTGCTGATAAATCAAGTTCCCATTTGGTTGCCACAGCGAATGCGGAAATGGTAATGATGGCCCAGTCGGACAAAGAATTGGCAAACATTCTTCGTCAAGCTGACTTGGTCGTTCCTGATGGAGCCGGAATCGTTTGGGCGGCGCGTTATCATGGCTATAAAATGCCAGAGAGAGTAGCTGGATTTGATTTAGCCCAGGCTATTCTAGCTCGAGCAGCAACTACCGGGTATCGTATTTTTTTATTAGGCGGAGCTCCAGGCATTGCCGCCCGGGCTAAAGCGGTCGCCGAAAGCCGCTATCCCGGCGTGAATATTGTTGGGACGTATCATGGTTTTTTTCAGGCCGCCGACGAAGCTGCCCTGCTTGCAGATATTCGTGCCCGTAGGCCCGATGTAATATTTGTTGCTCTTGGTGTACCTAAACAGGAAAAGTGGTTATGGCAACACCGCAAAGAATTGTCCGTACCGGTAGCCATTGGCGTTGGCGGTACTTTTGATGTGATGGCCGGTACCGTTCGCCGTGCCCCAGTGTGGATGCAACGTGCTGGCTTGGAATGGCTATACCGGCTCATGTCGCAACCGCAGCGGGCGGTACGAATGCTGGCCTTGCCACGGTTTGTTTACCGGGTGCTGACGGACAAAAAGTTAGACAAAGATGACGGCAGTATATTATAA